A genomic window from Vigna radiata var. radiata cultivar VC1973A chromosome 2, Vradiata_ver6, whole genome shotgun sequence includes:
- the LOC106756072 gene encoding mediator of RNA polymerase II transcription subunit 12-like isoform X1, giving the protein MGFDNECIVNIQSLAGEYFCPVCRLLVFPNEALQSQCTHLYCKPCLTYVVSTTKACPYDGYLVTEADSKPLTESNKTLAETIGKITVHCLYHRSGCTWQGTLSECTSHCSGCAFGNSPVVCNRCGIQIVHRQVQEHAQNCPGVQGQAQQVSTTQDPSTTTVGSSTDQNQNAAPVAATAAQAAVSTTMPGQVSNQQPNLTPQTQALVQTAGQPTAEQWYQQQQYQQYYQQYPGQDPYQQQYQHYYPYQQSMVPQYQQAYSQPQPQSQSQPQAQLQPQPQPQAQHQSQQPQLQQPQAQSQPLSHIQAPVVPPSQNQMQVQQQPQQLQPAVQPHGQTSHAPGHSLPQSQTQPYPYPQVQLHSVQPQPQQPTQIPPYQQPLPQVQHSQPQIQQPIQKYPVPQSQVHAQLQPNAPVQHPSQLPMPPPHPVTPSVQPQVQNAATPSVTGHHSYPQPLPHPNMQPGVPQHPMHGHPQSGPQPHAQHPVQMQNQFPPQIPTMRPNQSHAMFPNQQSSVQGQTTPPLQQQPVYSHNQQPGQINQRPTLQPVQQIPQQQPFAQHQMPMPSHLRPPGPGPAHSFPKHVYPQPQGNIAPSNNIQQNQSQNAGGRPLVPNHAGHLQPFAQSSNTIPVRHGQNGAGYLLENQKLLAGTNNQVQLPSELQSRAPETIERHGDVVEQQIDTAAGKLGKNFKDLDSVSGPTNELKSEKFEASLKPVEVGNMLNNEDPHSIKTSVPNANAVENGDSLNKNLGMGAAAESTWKPSVSTKPGGAMHGVQNDTNEHSVQGNEFQEGHPPKTETKLPESETDKSQNDDNSAASNTQSNGGFAQLSHSSAFTDQSKHQQPMTNYGPSVQQRSSAMLGSQLPHPTIPNQPLSSLHSSALVRNHGSAHDPHTGQPLAESFPPTMFKQPQDSDITPGRSFQPQSLGPPQPFNQVHEPPFRAGTSNLSRLGGPQFGAPLPGDLHGRMAVNIPPHGPEGFSLHDDRFKPFLVSNQQNVDRREYDDDLKKFSRMPLDAESISKFGNYSLSAHESGKRSVGIHDDVIKKSGSTLHPGYLGPGPGYGRHHMDGMTPRSPVGEYAEMSSRRLGAHSGSLVGKSGIDDFDGRVSRHFGGEFRDSRFPHLPSHLRRDEFDGFGNFRMGEHPRSGDFIGQDEFAGHFRRGDPLGPHNFPRHLQLGEPVGFGAHPGHMRAVEHGSFRSFESFAKGNRSGHPQLGEPGFRSSFSLPGFPNDAGFLTGDIRSFDNLRRRKTSSMGWCRICKVDCETVEGLDLHSQTKEHQKMAMDMVKTIKQNAKKQKLIPSEQPTVDDGNKTHSTGFEGRGNKH; this is encoded by the exons ATGGGATTTGATAATGAGTGCATAGTGAACATTCAATCTCTTGCTGGAGAGTACTTCTGTCCTGTGTGTCGGTTGCTTGTATTTCCAAATGAGGCTTTGCAGTCACAATGTACTCATTTATACTGCAAGCCATGTTTGACATACGTCGTGAGCACCACAAAGGCTTGCCCATATGATGGTTACTTGGTCACTGAGGCAGATTCCAAG CCTCTGACAGAGTCAAATAAGACACTTGCTGAAACTATTGGAAAAATCACGGTTCACTGCCTTTACCATAGGAGTGGATGCACATGGCAGGGAACTTTGTCTGAGTGCACATCCCATTGTTCTGGATGTGCTTTTGGCAATTCCCCCGTAGTTTGCAATAGGTGTGGGATCCAAATAGTGCATCGCCAAGTACAAGAACATGCACAAAATTGCCCT GGTGTGCAAGGTCAGGCACAACAGGTGAGCACTACCCAGGATCCTTCAACTACTACTGTCGGTTCTTCTACTGATCAGAACCAGAATGCTGCTCCCGTTGCAGCAACTGCTGCGCAAGCTGCTGTTTCAACTACCATGCCTGGGCAGGTTTCTAATCAGCAACCCAATCTTACGCCCCAAACACAAGCTTTAGTTCAAACTGCTGGGCAGCCAACGGCAGAGCAGTGGTATCAGCagcaacaatatcaacaatactACCAGCAATACCCTGGGCAAGATCCATACCAACAGCAGTATCAACATTACTATCCCTATCAGCAGTCCATGGTTCCACAGTACCAGCAGGCTTATAGTCAACCCCAACCTCAGTCACAATCACAGCCCCAGGCCCAGCTTCAACCTCAGCCCCAGCCACAGGCCCAACACCAATCACAGCAGCCTCAACTCCAACAACCTCAGGCTCAATCTCAACCACTTTCACATATTCAGGCTCCGGTTGTCCCACCATCTCAGAATCAGATGCAAGTTCAACAACAACCTCAGCAACTTCAACCTGCTGTGCAGCCTCATGGACAGACGAGTCATGCACCTGGTCATTCCCTCCCTCAATCTCAGACTCAGCCCTATCCTTACCCACAAGTTCAGCTTCATTCTGTCCAACCTCAACCTCAACAGCCTACGCAAATTCCTCCATATCAGCAGCCTCTTCCTCAAGTGCAGCATTCACAACCTCAAATTCAGCAACCAATTCAGAAGTATCCTGTTCCTCAATCTCAAGTTCACGCACAACTGCAACCTAATGCTCCAGTTCAACATCCCTCTCAGCTCCCAATGCCTCCTCCTCATCCTGTGACACCTAGTGTCCAGCCTCAAGTGCAAAATGCAGCAACACCTTCAGTGACAGGACATCACTCTTATCCGCAACCTCTGCCTCACCCAAATATGCAACCAGGAGTTCCTCAACATCCTATGCACGGGCATCCTCAAAGTGGGCCCCAACCCCATGCTCAACACCCTGTTCAGATGCAAAATCAGTTTCCTCCACAAATTCCAACCATGCGTCCTAATCAATCTCATGCTATGTTTCCTAATCAGCAATCATCTGTTCAGGGCCAAACTACCCCTCCTTTGCAACAACAGCCTGTATATTCCCACAATCAACAACCCGGACAAATTAACCAACGTCCTACACTGCAACCGGTTCAACAGATACCTCAACAGCAACCATTTGCACAGCACCAAATGCCTATGCCATCACATTTACGGCCACCGGGTCCGGGTCCAGCACATTCATTTCCCAAACATGTGTATCCACAGCCACAGGGTAATATTGCACCATCAAATAATATTCAGCAGAATCAATCTCAAAATGCTGGAGGAAGGCCTTTAGTGCCTAACCATGCAGGACATCTACAGCCATTTGCTCAATCTTCCAATACTATTCCAGTTAGACATGGGCAAAATGGTGCTGGCTACTTGCTTGAAAATCAGAAATTGTTGGCTGGTACCAATAATCAAGTACAGTTGCCTTCTGAGTTGCAGTCTAGGGCACCAGAAACAATTGAAAGACATGGTGATGTTGTTGAACAACAAATTGACACTGCCGCTGGTAAACTgggtaaaaattttaaagatttggACTCAGTGTCTGGACCAACAAATGAATTGAAATCTGAAAAATTCGAAGCAAGTTTGAAACCAGTAGAGGTTGGGAACATGCTAAATAATGAAGATCCACACTCTATTAAGACTTCAGTCCCAAATGCCAATGCAGTAGAAAATGGTGATTCTTTGAATAAGAATCTTGGGATGGGGGCAGCTGCTGAAAGCACTTGGAAGCCTTCAGTCAGTACTAAACCTGGTGGTGCAATGCACGGGGTTCAAAATGACACTAATGAACATTCTGTCCAAGGCAATGAGTTTCAAGAAGGACATCCACCGAAGACAGAGACAAAACTACCTGAGTCAGAAACTGATAAATCACAAAATGATGACAATTCTGCAGCATCTAACACTCAAAGCAATGGGGGTTTTGCTCAGCTGTCTCACTCTTCCGCTTTCACAGATCAGAGTAAGCATCAACAACCAATGACTAATTATGGGCCTTCCGTCCAGCAGAGATCTTCTGCAATGTTAGGTTCGCAATTGCCACACCCAACAATTCCAAACCAGCCACTCTCTTCATTGCACTCTTCAGCCCTTGTCAGGAATCATGGATCTGCCCATGATCCCCACACAGGACAGCCCTTAGCAGAGAGTTTTCCACCAACCATGTTTAAGCAACCACAAGATTCTGACATTACCCCTGGAAGGAGCTTTCAACCTCAATCTCTTGGACCACCACAACCATTTAACCAGGTCCATGAGCCTCCTTTCCGTGCTGGAACTTCCAATTTGTCTCGTCTTGGAGGGCCTCAATTTGGTGCACCACTTCCTGGAGATTTGCATGGACGAATGGCAGTAAACATACCGCCACATGGTCCTGAAGGTTTTAGTTTGCATGATGATAGGTTCAAACCTTTCCTTGTTTCAAATCAACAAAATGTTGACAGAAGAGAGTATGATGACGATCTTAAGAAATTCTCTAGGATGCCTTTGGATGCTGAGTCAATTTCTAAATTTGGGAATTACTCACTAAGTGCACATGAATCTGGAAAGAGATCAGTTGGTATTCATGATGATGTCATTAAGAAATCAGGTTCTACGCTTCATCCTGGTTATCTTGGACCAGGTCCTGGGTATGGGAGACATCATATGGATGGTATGACTCCTAGAAGTCCTGTTGGTGAATATGCTGAGATGTCTTCCCGGAGATTGGGGGCACACTCTGGTAGTCTTGTTGGTAAGTCAGGAATAGATGATTTTGATGGCAGAGTTTCTCGTCATTTTGGTGGTGAGTTCCGTGATAGTCGGTTTCCTCATTTGCCTAGCCATTTGCGTAGAGATGAATTTGATGGTTTTGGTAATTTCCGAATGGGTGAACATCCAAGGAGTGGTGATTTCATTGGTCAAGATGAGTTTGCTGGCCATTTTCGAAGGGGTGATCCTTTGGGTCCTCATAATTTTCCTAGACATTTGCAGCTTGGGGAGCCTGTTGGTTTTGGTGCCCATCCTGGTCATATGAGAGCAGTTGAACATGGCAGTTTTCGTAGTTTTGAATCTTTTGCTAAAGGCAACCGGTCAGGTCATCCACAACTTGGTGAGCCTGGGTTCAGGAGCAGCTTTTCTCTTCCTGGATTTCCTAATGATGCTGGATTCTTAACA GGAGATATCAGGTCGTTTGATAATTTGAGGAGAAGGAAGACTTCCAGCATGGGGTGGTGCCGGATATGTAAAGTTGACTGTGAAACAGTAGAAGGTCTGGacttgcattcacaaacaaaggAGCACCAGAAGATGGCTATGGATATGGTTAAGACAATCAAACAAAATGCGAAGAAACAGAAGTT aaTACCCAGTGAACAACCCACAGTTGATGATGGAAACAAGACACACAGTACTGGTTTTGAGGGTCGTGGAAATAAGCATTGA
- the LOC106756072 gene encoding mediator of RNA polymerase II transcription subunit 12-like isoform X3 produces the protein MGFDNECIVNIQSLAGEYFCPVCRLLVFPNEALQSQCTHLYCKPCLTYVVSTTKACPYDGYLVTEADSKPLTESNKTLAETIGKITVHCLYHRSGCTWQGTLSECTSHCSGCAFGNSPVVCNRCGIQIVHRQVQEHAQNCPGVQGQAQQVSTTQDPSTTTVGSSTDQNQNAAPVAATAAQAAVSTTMPGQVSNQQPNLTPQTQALVQTAGQPTAEQWYQQQQYQQYYQQYPGQDPYQQQYQHYYPYQQSMVPQYQQAYSQPQPQSQSQPQAQLQPQPQPQAQHQSQQPQLQQPQAQSQPLSHIQAPVVPPSQNQMQVQQQPQQLQPAVQPHGQTSHAPGHSLPQSQTQPYPYPQVQLHSVQPQPQQPTQIPPYQQPLPQVQHSQPQIQQPIQKYPVPQSQVHAQLQPNAPVQHPSQLPMPPPHPVTPSVQPQVQNAATPSVTGHHSYPQPLPHPNMQPGVPQHPMHGHPQSGPQPHAQHPVQMQNQFPPQIPTMRPNQSHAMFPNQQSSVQGQTTPPLQQQPVYSHNQQPGQINQRPTLQPVQQIPQQQPFAQHQMPMPSHLRPPGPGPAHSFPKHVYPQPQGNIAPSNNIQQNQSQNAGGRPLVPNHAGHLQPFAQSSNTIPVRHGQNGAGYLLENQKLLAGTNNQVQLPSELQSRAPETIERHGDVVEQQIDTAAGKLGKNFKDLDSVSGPTNELKSEKFEASLKPVEVGNMLNNEDPHSIKTSVPNANAVENGDSLNKNLGMGAAAESTWKPSVSTKPGGAMHGVQNDTNEHSVQGNEFQEGHPPKTETKLPESETDKSQNDDNSAASNTQSNGGFAQLSHSSAFTDQSKHQQPMTNYGPSVQQRSSAMLGSQLPHPTIPNQPLSSLHSSALVRNHGSAHDPHTGQPLAESFPPTMFKQPQDSDITPGRSFQPQSLGPPQPFNQVHEPPFRAGTSNLSRLGGPQFGAPLPGDLHGRMAVNIPPHGPEGFSLHDDRFKPFLVSNQQNVDRREYDDDLKKFSRMPLDAESISKFGNYSLSAHESGKRSVGIHDDVIKKSGSTLHPGYLGPGPGYGRHHMDGMTPRSPVGEYAEMSSRRLGAHSGSLVGKSGIDDFDGRVSRHFGGEFRDSRFPHLPSHLRRDEFDGFGNFRMGEHPRSGDFIGQDEFAGHFRRGDPLGPHNFPRHLQLGEPVGFGAHPGHMRAVEHGSFRSFESFAKGNRSGHPQLGEPGFRSSFSLPGFPNDAGFLTGDIRSFDNLRRRKTSSMGWCRICKVDCETVEGLDLHSQTKEHQKMAMDMVKTIKQNAKKQKL, from the exons ATGGGATTTGATAATGAGTGCATAGTGAACATTCAATCTCTTGCTGGAGAGTACTTCTGTCCTGTGTGTCGGTTGCTTGTATTTCCAAATGAGGCTTTGCAGTCACAATGTACTCATTTATACTGCAAGCCATGTTTGACATACGTCGTGAGCACCACAAAGGCTTGCCCATATGATGGTTACTTGGTCACTGAGGCAGATTCCAAG CCTCTGACAGAGTCAAATAAGACACTTGCTGAAACTATTGGAAAAATCACGGTTCACTGCCTTTACCATAGGAGTGGATGCACATGGCAGGGAACTTTGTCTGAGTGCACATCCCATTGTTCTGGATGTGCTTTTGGCAATTCCCCCGTAGTTTGCAATAGGTGTGGGATCCAAATAGTGCATCGCCAAGTACAAGAACATGCACAAAATTGCCCT GGTGTGCAAGGTCAGGCACAACAGGTGAGCACTACCCAGGATCCTTCAACTACTACTGTCGGTTCTTCTACTGATCAGAACCAGAATGCTGCTCCCGTTGCAGCAACTGCTGCGCAAGCTGCTGTTTCAACTACCATGCCTGGGCAGGTTTCTAATCAGCAACCCAATCTTACGCCCCAAACACAAGCTTTAGTTCAAACTGCTGGGCAGCCAACGGCAGAGCAGTGGTATCAGCagcaacaatatcaacaatactACCAGCAATACCCTGGGCAAGATCCATACCAACAGCAGTATCAACATTACTATCCCTATCAGCAGTCCATGGTTCCACAGTACCAGCAGGCTTATAGTCAACCCCAACCTCAGTCACAATCACAGCCCCAGGCCCAGCTTCAACCTCAGCCCCAGCCACAGGCCCAACACCAATCACAGCAGCCTCAACTCCAACAACCTCAGGCTCAATCTCAACCACTTTCACATATTCAGGCTCCGGTTGTCCCACCATCTCAGAATCAGATGCAAGTTCAACAACAACCTCAGCAACTTCAACCTGCTGTGCAGCCTCATGGACAGACGAGTCATGCACCTGGTCATTCCCTCCCTCAATCTCAGACTCAGCCCTATCCTTACCCACAAGTTCAGCTTCATTCTGTCCAACCTCAACCTCAACAGCCTACGCAAATTCCTCCATATCAGCAGCCTCTTCCTCAAGTGCAGCATTCACAACCTCAAATTCAGCAACCAATTCAGAAGTATCCTGTTCCTCAATCTCAAGTTCACGCACAACTGCAACCTAATGCTCCAGTTCAACATCCCTCTCAGCTCCCAATGCCTCCTCCTCATCCTGTGACACCTAGTGTCCAGCCTCAAGTGCAAAATGCAGCAACACCTTCAGTGACAGGACATCACTCTTATCCGCAACCTCTGCCTCACCCAAATATGCAACCAGGAGTTCCTCAACATCCTATGCACGGGCATCCTCAAAGTGGGCCCCAACCCCATGCTCAACACCCTGTTCAGATGCAAAATCAGTTTCCTCCACAAATTCCAACCATGCGTCCTAATCAATCTCATGCTATGTTTCCTAATCAGCAATCATCTGTTCAGGGCCAAACTACCCCTCCTTTGCAACAACAGCCTGTATATTCCCACAATCAACAACCCGGACAAATTAACCAACGTCCTACACTGCAACCGGTTCAACAGATACCTCAACAGCAACCATTTGCACAGCACCAAATGCCTATGCCATCACATTTACGGCCACCGGGTCCGGGTCCAGCACATTCATTTCCCAAACATGTGTATCCACAGCCACAGGGTAATATTGCACCATCAAATAATATTCAGCAGAATCAATCTCAAAATGCTGGAGGAAGGCCTTTAGTGCCTAACCATGCAGGACATCTACAGCCATTTGCTCAATCTTCCAATACTATTCCAGTTAGACATGGGCAAAATGGTGCTGGCTACTTGCTTGAAAATCAGAAATTGTTGGCTGGTACCAATAATCAAGTACAGTTGCCTTCTGAGTTGCAGTCTAGGGCACCAGAAACAATTGAAAGACATGGTGATGTTGTTGAACAACAAATTGACACTGCCGCTGGTAAACTgggtaaaaattttaaagatttggACTCAGTGTCTGGACCAACAAATGAATTGAAATCTGAAAAATTCGAAGCAAGTTTGAAACCAGTAGAGGTTGGGAACATGCTAAATAATGAAGATCCACACTCTATTAAGACTTCAGTCCCAAATGCCAATGCAGTAGAAAATGGTGATTCTTTGAATAAGAATCTTGGGATGGGGGCAGCTGCTGAAAGCACTTGGAAGCCTTCAGTCAGTACTAAACCTGGTGGTGCAATGCACGGGGTTCAAAATGACACTAATGAACATTCTGTCCAAGGCAATGAGTTTCAAGAAGGACATCCACCGAAGACAGAGACAAAACTACCTGAGTCAGAAACTGATAAATCACAAAATGATGACAATTCTGCAGCATCTAACACTCAAAGCAATGGGGGTTTTGCTCAGCTGTCTCACTCTTCCGCTTTCACAGATCAGAGTAAGCATCAACAACCAATGACTAATTATGGGCCTTCCGTCCAGCAGAGATCTTCTGCAATGTTAGGTTCGCAATTGCCACACCCAACAATTCCAAACCAGCCACTCTCTTCATTGCACTCTTCAGCCCTTGTCAGGAATCATGGATCTGCCCATGATCCCCACACAGGACAGCCCTTAGCAGAGAGTTTTCCACCAACCATGTTTAAGCAACCACAAGATTCTGACATTACCCCTGGAAGGAGCTTTCAACCTCAATCTCTTGGACCACCACAACCATTTAACCAGGTCCATGAGCCTCCTTTCCGTGCTGGAACTTCCAATTTGTCTCGTCTTGGAGGGCCTCAATTTGGTGCACCACTTCCTGGAGATTTGCATGGACGAATGGCAGTAAACATACCGCCACATGGTCCTGAAGGTTTTAGTTTGCATGATGATAGGTTCAAACCTTTCCTTGTTTCAAATCAACAAAATGTTGACAGAAGAGAGTATGATGACGATCTTAAGAAATTCTCTAGGATGCCTTTGGATGCTGAGTCAATTTCTAAATTTGGGAATTACTCACTAAGTGCACATGAATCTGGAAAGAGATCAGTTGGTATTCATGATGATGTCATTAAGAAATCAGGTTCTACGCTTCATCCTGGTTATCTTGGACCAGGTCCTGGGTATGGGAGACATCATATGGATGGTATGACTCCTAGAAGTCCTGTTGGTGAATATGCTGAGATGTCTTCCCGGAGATTGGGGGCACACTCTGGTAGTCTTGTTGGTAAGTCAGGAATAGATGATTTTGATGGCAGAGTTTCTCGTCATTTTGGTGGTGAGTTCCGTGATAGTCGGTTTCCTCATTTGCCTAGCCATTTGCGTAGAGATGAATTTGATGGTTTTGGTAATTTCCGAATGGGTGAACATCCAAGGAGTGGTGATTTCATTGGTCAAGATGAGTTTGCTGGCCATTTTCGAAGGGGTGATCCTTTGGGTCCTCATAATTTTCCTAGACATTTGCAGCTTGGGGAGCCTGTTGGTTTTGGTGCCCATCCTGGTCATATGAGAGCAGTTGAACATGGCAGTTTTCGTAGTTTTGAATCTTTTGCTAAAGGCAACCGGTCAGGTCATCCACAACTTGGTGAGCCTGGGTTCAGGAGCAGCTTTTCTCTTCCTGGATTTCCTAATGATGCTGGATTCTTAACA GGAGATATCAGGTCGTTTGATAATTTGAGGAGAAGGAAGACTTCCAGCATGGGGTGGTGCCGGATATGTAAAGTTGACTGTGAAACAGTAGAAGGTCTGGacttgcattcacaaacaaaggAGCACCAGAAGATGGCTATGGATATGGTTAAGACAATCAAACAAAATGCGAAGAAACAGAAGTTGTAG